The following are from one region of the Mycolicibacterium diernhoferi genome:
- a CDS encoding ArsR/SmtB family transcription factor, whose amino-acid sequence MTRQDDRPQPAPSLVHDSSPDRDRLDAASETFRMLADPIRLHLLWLLTQGEADVSTLAEATGGSRTSVSQHLAKLRFARLVDTRRDGRRVVYRLRDGHLGRLVQEGLNHADHRVTGEPPHA is encoded by the coding sequence GTGACAAGGCAAGACGACCGACCCCAGCCCGCACCCAGCCTCGTTCACGACAGCTCACCCGACCGTGACCGGCTGGACGCGGCCAGCGAGACGTTCCGCATGCTGGCCGACCCGATCCGGCTGCACCTGCTCTGGCTGCTGACCCAGGGGGAAGCCGATGTCAGCACGCTGGCCGAAGCGACCGGCGGCTCCCGCACCTCGGTCAGCCAGCACCTGGCGAAATTGCGGTTCGCCCGACTGGTGGACACCCGCAGAGACGGCCGCCGGGTCGTCTACCGACTGCGCGACGGCCACCTGGGCCGACTCGTCCAGGAGGGGCTCAACCACGCCGATCATCGGGTGACCGGCGAGCCACCGCACGCGTGA
- a CDS encoding acyl dehydratase: protein MTLTSGAAATHQSIIGDRLRLALDTELSRAVTGTDGPLAHPALVCDVAIGQSTLVTQRVKANLFYRGLSFHRFPVIGDTLATRTEVVGLRQNSAKPGRAATGLAALRMTTVDQAGRAVLDFYRCAMLPLSGDDVQTGHADDLAAIGADQQPPADPTAGWDAAAYTGARFDPALVGTVLHSTADVVSNAPELARLSLNIAATHHDRRVGGQRLVYGGHTIGLALAQAGRLLPNLATVLGWQSCDHTGPVHEDDTLYSELHIEAAEPAAAGTRLRLRSLVYAAQPDQAADQDRPVLDWRFTALHF from the coding sequence ATGACCCTGACCTCCGGCGCCGCCGCGACGCACCAGAGCATCATCGGTGACCGGCTGCGGTTGGCGCTCGACACCGAACTGTCCCGGGCCGTCACCGGTACCGACGGCCCGCTCGCACACCCCGCCCTGGTGTGCGATGTGGCGATCGGCCAGTCGACGCTGGTCACCCAGCGGGTCAAGGCCAACCTGTTCTACCGGGGACTGAGCTTTCACCGCTTCCCGGTCATCGGGGACACCCTGGCCACCCGCACCGAGGTGGTCGGGCTGCGACAGAACTCGGCCAAACCGGGTCGGGCCGCCACCGGTCTTGCGGCGCTGCGGATGACCACGGTCGACCAGGCCGGCCGGGCGGTGCTGGACTTCTACCGGTGTGCCATGCTGCCGCTGTCCGGCGACGATGTGCAGACCGGGCACGCCGACGATCTGGCCGCGATCGGCGCCGACCAGCAGCCCCCCGCGGACCCGACCGCCGGCTGGGACGCGGCGGCATACACCGGGGCGCGATTCGATCCCGCGCTGGTCGGGACCGTACTGCACAGCACCGCCGATGTGGTGTCCAACGCCCCCGAATTGGCCCGGCTGTCGCTGAACATCGCCGCCACCCACCACGACCGGCGGGTCGGCGGACAACGGCTGGTCTACGGCGGGCACACCATCGGCCTGGCGTTGGCGCAGGCCGGCCGACTGCTGCCGAACCTGGCCACGGTGCTGGGCTGGCAGTCCTGCGACCACACCGGTCCGGTGCACGAGGACGACACGCTCTACAGCGAGTTGCACATCGAGGCCGCCGAACCCGCGGCCGCCGGCACCCGGCTGCGGCTGCGGTCGCTGGTGTACGCCGCCCAACCGGATCAGGCCGCGGACCAGGATCGCCCGGTGCTGGATTGGCGCTTCACCGCGCTGCATTTCTGA
- a CDS encoding CoA transferase — protein sequence MSSPASAVGVPDAVSVRAQAVADGFTARTGVPVDASTLLTGRSAMLGLSPRGRISAGGATRLMRAADTWCAVTLSRPDDIAAVPAVIEADTITDDPWPHLQRWVGARPAAAVVERAGLLGIPAAALAETSASPPVTRVLGPRAQHAGRLLVADMSSMWAGPLCGQLLHRAGATVIKVESGRRPDGTRRGPAAFYDWMNRGKLSYAVEFDDHEAMLRLLSVADVVIEGSRPAALTRRGLGPADIPPRAGRVWVRITGYGTHGDAGTRVAFGDDAAVAGGLVEYHSDGPVFVGDAIADPLTGLHAAAAVADALARGGGELIELSMAATAAGYAGFSGGAVPEPSEPEPGPPASPLGADAAAVQALLDERHTFSC from the coding sequence GTGAGCAGTCCTGCGAGCGCGGTCGGTGTCCCGGACGCCGTGAGCGTGCGCGCCCAGGCGGTGGCCGACGGCTTCACCGCGCGCACCGGGGTGCCCGTCGACGCGTCCACGCTGCTCACCGGCCGGTCGGCGATGCTGGGGCTGAGCCCTCGGGGCCGGATCTCGGCCGGGGGAGCGACCCGGTTGATGCGGGCCGCCGACACCTGGTGCGCCGTCACCCTCTCGCGACCCGACGATATCGCCGCGGTGCCGGCGGTGATCGAGGCCGACACGATCACCGACGATCCGTGGCCGCACCTGCAGCGTTGGGTGGGCGCGCGACCGGCCGCCGCGGTGGTGGAAAGGGCAGGGCTGCTGGGCATTCCGGCCGCCGCGCTCGCCGAGACGAGCGCGAGCCCGCCGGTGACCCGGGTGCTGGGGCCGCGGGCACAGCACGCCGGCCGCCTGCTGGTGGCCGATATGTCCTCGATGTGGGCGGGCCCGCTGTGCGGGCAGCTGTTGCACCGCGCGGGCGCCACGGTGATCAAGGTGGAGAGCGGCCGGCGCCCGGATGGCACCCGCCGGGGGCCGGCGGCCTTCTACGACTGGATGAATCGCGGAAAGCTCTCGTATGCCGTGGAATTCGACGATCACGAAGCGATGCTCCGGCTGCTTTCGGTGGCCGACGTGGTGATCGAAGGGTCGCGGCCGGCCGCGCTGACCCGGCGCGGACTCGGGCCTGCGGATATCCCCCCGCGCGCAGGCCGGGTCTGGGTGCGCATCACCGGCTACGGCACCCACGGCGACGCGGGGACCCGGGTGGCCTTCGGTGATGACGCCGCCGTGGCCGGCGGACTGGTCGAATACCACTCCGATGGGCCGGTTTTCGTCGGCGATGCGATCGCCGATCCACTGACCGGTTTACACGCCGCGGCGGCGGTGGCCGACGCGCTGGCGCGCGGCGGCGGGGAGCTCATCGAGCTGTCGATGGCGGCCACGGCCGCCGGCTATGCGGGGTTTTCCGGCGGCGCAGTGCCCGAACCCAGCGAGCCGGAACCGGGACCACCGGCGTCGCCACTCGGTGCCGACGCCGCCGCGGTACAGGCATTGCTCGACGAAAGGCACACGTTCTCATGTTGA
- a CDS encoding amidohydrolase family protein, with the protein MLIRRAMLLDGRSVDIRTGAQITEVASDLEPQPEESVLDAAGGTVIPGLHDHHVHVHSAAAAADSLRVGVAEVGDRDDLARALAGAQVGADGWIRAVGYHESVAGPLDRHRLDTLAPSVPVRIQHRSGILWTLNSAGLAAVGLADHPDGRLRSADRTWSDALARRATALDELSNRLSGYGVTGLTDATPNLDIADIVKLEEAHRQGGLQQRVHHLAPGKRILHDESLDLDELIDWTVRRHRDNAPVAVHCVTAAQLVITIAALRAAGTHPDDRIEHAAVVPDDCVAEIAALGVTVVTQPNFVAERGDQYLTDVPADEHPQLWRLASLLDAGIPVALSTDMPFGEGDPWAAMRAAVHRRTPGGAVLGAAERVDARTALDLFLGTATQPAVPRTVAEGQPGDLCVLEVTPERLLRDLDGRAVVATVIDGQVAYRRTA; encoded by the coding sequence ATGTTGATCCGACGGGCGATGCTGCTCGACGGCCGGTCGGTGGATATCCGGACCGGCGCCCAGATCACCGAGGTGGCATCCGATCTGGAACCCCAACCAGAGGAGTCGGTGCTGGACGCGGCGGGCGGCACTGTCATCCCGGGCCTGCACGATCACCACGTGCACGTGCACTCCGCCGCGGCGGCCGCGGACTCGCTGCGGGTCGGTGTCGCGGAGGTCGGTGACCGTGACGATCTCGCGCGGGCGCTGGCCGGGGCACAGGTCGGTGCGGACGGCTGGATCCGTGCGGTGGGCTATCACGAGTCGGTGGCCGGACCGCTGGATCGGCACCGGCTGGACACGCTGGCGCCGTCGGTGCCGGTACGGATCCAGCATCGCAGCGGAATCCTGTGGACCCTGAACTCGGCGGGCCTGGCAGCTGTCGGGCTGGCCGACCACCCGGACGGCAGGCTGCGCAGCGCCGACCGGACCTGGTCGGATGCGCTGGCGCGCCGTGCCACCGCGCTCGACGAGCTCAGTAACCGGCTGTCGGGCTACGGTGTCACCGGATTGACCGATGCCACACCGAATCTCGACATCGCTGACATCGTGAAGCTGGAAGAGGCGCACCGGCAAGGTGGTCTGCAGCAGCGGGTGCACCACCTGGCACCCGGTAAGCGCATCCTGCACGACGAGAGCCTCGATCTCGACGAGCTCATCGACTGGACGGTGCGCCGGCACCGCGACAACGCGCCGGTGGCGGTGCACTGTGTGACCGCGGCTCAGCTGGTGATCACGATTGCCGCGCTGCGCGCGGCGGGCACTCATCCCGACGATCGGATCGAGCACGCCGCGGTGGTCCCCGACGATTGCGTCGCCGAGATCGCCGCCCTCGGCGTCACGGTGGTGACCCAGCCGAACTTCGTCGCCGAGCGCGGCGACCAGTACCTGACCGACGTCCCGGCCGACGAACACCCTCAGTTGTGGCGGCTGGCGTCGCTGCTCGACGCCGGCATACCGGTGGCTCTGTCGACCGACATGCCGTTCGGCGAGGGGGACCCGTGGGCCGCGATGCGCGCGGCGGTCCATCGCCGCACACCGGGCGGCGCCGTGCTGGGGGCGGCCGAGCGTGTGGATGCACGGACCGCGCTCGACCTGTTCCTGGGCACCGCGACACAGCCCGCGGTCCCACGCACCGTGGCCGAGGGACAGCCCGGTGACCTGTGTGTACTCGAGGTGACGCCGGAACGGTTGCTGCGCGACCTGGACGGCCGCGCCGTCGTGGCCACCGTCATCGACGGGCAGGTCGCCTACCGCAGGACCGCTTAG
- a CDS encoding heme-binding protein yields the protein MKTNIKNIRRASAGVLLGAASAALIAAPSASATPNCNPDAVAGTVSSVTGAAGAYLNAHPGANQVLQAARTQPRAEAAADIRAYFTANSQEYYELRGILAPIGETQQQCNVSLLSPELASAYSEFMAG from the coding sequence ATGAAAACCAACATCAAGAACATTCGTCGGGCTTCGGCAGGTGTGTTGCTCGGTGCGGCCTCGGCCGCGCTGATCGCGGCGCCGAGCGCGTCGGCCACCCCGAACTGCAACCCCGATGCGGTCGCGGGCACCGTCAGTTCGGTGACCGGCGCGGCCGGCGCGTACCTCAACGCCCACCCGGGTGCCAACCAGGTGCTGCAGGCCGCCCGCACGCAGCCGCGCGCCGAGGCCGCGGCCGACATCCGGGCGTACTTCACCGCCAACTCGCAGGAGTACTACGAGCTGCGCGGCATTCTGGCGCCCATCGGGGAAACCCAGCAGCAGTGCAACGTCAGCCTGCTGTCACCCGAATTGGCTTCCGCCTACTCGGAGTTCATGGCCGGCTAG
- a CDS encoding alpha/beta hydrolase — translation MPNNATAFHPDLSRIARFLPRKIVSPVNLVLMQRMTTVMDRRKAPPGIEVLTLGSGVGVRLYRPTGVDTPAPALLWIHGGGYVLGSAAQDDALCRRFAATLGVTVASVDYRLAPQHPYPSGLEDCYAALGWLAGLPSVDPARVAIGGASAGGGLAAALALLARDRAEIPVAAQLLVYPMLDDRTVGPDLDHPGHRLWTQDSNGFGWSAYLGDADRQEAVPARREDLSGLPTAWIGVGDLDLFHDEDLAYAERLRAAGVPCEVEVIAGAFHGFDRTLPKSAVARSFFDSQCAMLRRVFTAGPVPSPARDGHADDGRPDTASRP, via the coding sequence GTGCCGAACAACGCCACCGCGTTCCACCCCGACCTCTCCCGCATCGCCCGGTTCCTTCCCCGCAAGATCGTCTCCCCGGTCAATCTCGTTCTGATGCAGCGGATGACCACCGTGATGGATCGCCGGAAGGCCCCGCCGGGCATCGAGGTCCTCACCCTGGGTTCCGGTGTGGGTGTGCGGCTCTACCGGCCGACCGGCGTGGACACCCCGGCACCGGCCCTGTTGTGGATCCACGGCGGCGGTTACGTCCTCGGCAGCGCCGCTCAGGACGATGCGCTGTGCCGGCGGTTCGCCGCCACGCTCGGGGTGACGGTGGCCTCGGTCGACTACCGGCTCGCGCCGCAGCACCCCTATCCGTCCGGACTGGAGGACTGTTACGCGGCGTTGGGCTGGCTGGCCGGCCTGCCGTCGGTGGATCCGGCGCGGGTGGCGATCGGCGGGGCGAGTGCCGGTGGCGGACTGGCCGCCGCGCTCGCACTGCTGGCCCGCGATCGCGCGGAGATTCCCGTCGCGGCACAACTGTTGGTCTATCCGATGCTCGACGACCGCACCGTGGGCCCGGATCTGGATCATCCGGGGCACCGGTTGTGGACGCAGGACAGCAACGGCTTCGGCTGGTCTGCGTACCTGGGTGATGCGGATCGGCAGGAGGCGGTGCCGGCCCGCCGCGAGGACCTTAGCGGCCTGCCCACCGCCTGGATCGGGGTGGGCGACCTGGATCTGTTCCACGACGAGGACCTCGCCTATGCCGAACGGCTACGCGCCGCCGGCGTGCCGTGCGAGGTGGAGGTGATAGCGGGCGCGTTCCATGGCTTCGACCGGACACTGCCCAAATCCGCTGTGGCGCGGTCGTTTTTCGATAGTCAGTGCGCCATGCTGCGGCGGGTGTTCACCGCCGGGCCGGTCCCGTCGCCCGCGCGCGATGGGCACGCGGACGACGGGCGCCCGGATACTGCTAGCCGGCCATGA
- a CDS encoding alpha/beta hydrolase has product MTARPDTRYPGPTLMSRARWLLEANHADRMLALSVASASLPVIGKQLEPLGGLAAMGVWGFRQFPELFASTAKSWFAPGNGAVRKAERAQTTDVAKDGLRGVVPAAELAGEWPAPEQVPPLWNTMDYRRNVHRTSVRYGDHPLQLLDVWRPAELPREPAPVLLFVPGGAWVHGSRILQGYAMLSHLAEQGWVCLSIDYRVAPHHRWPRHMTDVKAAIAWARANVDKFGGDRNFVALAGCSAGGHLAALAGLTPNDPELQGDLPEDADTSVDAVVGIYGRYDWEDRSTVERDRFVDFLERVVVGRKIDRHPEIFRQASPIARVHRDAPPFLVIHGSGDTVIPVAQARSFVERLESGSAGPVSYIEFPGAGHGFDMTDGARTGAMAKAIGLFLNQIHRNSSVGKAKAVI; this is encoded by the coding sequence ATGACGGCACGACCGGACACCCGGTACCCCGGACCGACGCTGATGAGTCGCGCACGCTGGCTGCTGGAGGCAAACCACGCCGACCGGATGCTGGCGCTCTCGGTGGCCTCCGCCTCGCTGCCGGTGATCGGCAAGCAGCTCGAACCTCTCGGTGGGCTCGCCGCGATGGGAGTCTGGGGTTTTCGGCAGTTTCCCGAACTGTTCGCCTCGACGGCGAAGTCCTGGTTCGCGCCCGGTAACGGGGCTGTCCGGAAGGCCGAGCGCGCGCAGACCACGGATGTGGCAAAGGACGGGCTGCGTGGTGTGGTGCCCGCGGCCGAACTCGCCGGAGAGTGGCCGGCACCGGAACAGGTGCCGCCGTTGTGGAACACCATGGATTACCGCCGCAACGTGCACCGGACGTCGGTGCGCTACGGCGACCATCCGTTGCAGTTGCTGGACGTGTGGCGGCCGGCCGAGCTCCCGCGCGAGCCCGCCCCCGTGCTGCTGTTCGTGCCCGGCGGCGCATGGGTGCACGGCAGCCGGATCCTGCAGGGTTACGCGATGCTGTCCCATCTGGCCGAGCAGGGCTGGGTATGTCTGTCCATCGACTACCGCGTCGCGCCGCATCACCGGTGGCCGCGGCACATGACCGATGTGAAGGCGGCGATCGCCTGGGCGCGGGCCAATGTCGACAAGTTCGGCGGCGACCGCAATTTCGTGGCCCTGGCCGGCTGCTCGGCGGGTGGGCACCTGGCGGCCCTGGCCGGCCTGACCCCGAATGACCCGGAGTTGCAGGGCGATCTGCCCGAGGACGCGGACACCTCGGTGGACGCGGTGGTCGGCATCTACGGCCGTTACGACTGGGAAGACCGTTCGACCGTCGAGCGGGACCGGTTCGTCGACTTCCTGGAGCGCGTCGTCGTGGGCCGAAAGATCGACCGTCACCCGGAGATCTTCCGGCAGGCTTCCCCGATCGCCCGGGTGCACCGGGACGCGCCGCCGTTCCTGGTCATCCACGGCAGCGGGGACACTGTCATCCCGGTCGCACAGGCCCGTAGTTTCGTGGAGCGCCTGGAATCCGGTTCGGCCGGCCCGGTCAGCTATATCGAGTTCCCCGGGGCGGGACACGGCTTCGACATGACCGATGGTGCGCGTACCGGCGCGATGGCGAAGGCAATCGGATTGTTCCTCAACCAGATCCATCGAAACTCCTCGGTGGGCAAAGCCAAAGCGGTTATATAG